In Zhaonella formicivorans, one DNA window encodes the following:
- a CDS encoding amidohydrolase family protein: protein MLDLIIRQAKLPDRSELVDIAIQGGNISEVKPCINAEAAQVIEANGRLVSPGFVDAHTHLEKVLTLEGTEVCTLEEAIMTFKSRYSRITKDDIKNRAKKVVEMAVQNGTTAIRTHISVDDKIGLMAIEALGELKKEVAHLVDLQIVAMATIEGQALDETNLKLLEQAPLHGASLYGGAPTLCENSKGMVDSIFALAKQNNLLIDLHVDETDEPTVATLEYVAEKTMREGMEGKVTAGHCCSLSAVSDEIAARVIAKVRDAGMHIITLPSCNLYLMGRSDKQPIRRGVTRVRELLTAGVNVAYASDNIRDPFRPFGNADMLEEALITAQVLQMGTTSELNKVFEMGTYNPAKALRLERYGIEAGCKADLVIFDAASPSEAIVTQATKAFVIKNGKILVQTKKEVLAHF from the coding sequence ATGCTGGATTTAATTATTCGACAGGCAAAACTACCCGATCGGTCGGAACTAGTGGACATTGCCATTCAAGGGGGCAACATCAGCGAGGTTAAACCCTGTATTAACGCTGAAGCTGCGCAAGTAATCGAAGCCAACGGCAGGTTGGTATCTCCGGGCTTTGTAGATGCCCATACCCACCTGGAAAAGGTTTTGACTCTGGAAGGTACTGAAGTTTGTACTTTGGAAGAAGCCATCATGACTTTTAAAAGCCGTTATTCCCGCATTACGAAAGATGATATTAAAAACAGAGCAAAAAAAGTAGTGGAAATGGCTGTGCAAAATGGAACCACTGCTATTCGCACTCATATTTCCGTGGATGATAAAATTGGCTTGATGGCAATTGAAGCGCTAGGTGAGCTTAAAAAAGAGGTAGCACATTTAGTTGACCTGCAAATCGTTGCTATGGCTACAATCGAAGGCCAAGCGCTAGATGAAACAAACCTCAAACTGTTGGAACAAGCCCCTCTGCATGGCGCTAGCCTATACGGAGGCGCTCCTACCTTGTGTGAAAACTCAAAAGGAATGGTGGACAGCATCTTCGCCTTAGCAAAACAGAACAATCTGCTGATCGACCTGCATGTGGATGAAACAGACGAACCTACCGTAGCCACACTTGAATATGTGGCAGAGAAAACTATGCGGGAAGGCATGGAAGGCAAAGTGACCGCCGGCCATTGTTGCTCATTATCCGCTGTTTCCGATGAAATAGCGGCCCGGGTTATAGCCAAGGTTAGAGATGCCGGCATGCATATCATCACCCTTCCCTCCTGCAATCTATACCTGATGGGCCGTTCCGATAAGCAACCTATTCGCCGTGGCGTCACCCGCGTCCGGGAACTGTTAACGGCAGGTGTAAACGTAGCTTACGCTTCCGACAATATCAGAGATCCTTTCCGTCCTTTCGGCAACGCTGATATGCTGGAGGAAGCCCTGATTACCGCCCAGGTATTGCAAATGGGTACTACTTCTGAGCTTAACAAAGTTTTTGAAATGGGTACTTATAACCCTGCAAAGGCTTTGAGATTGGAAAGGTACGGCATCGAAGCGGGCTGTAAAGCTGACTTAGTTATCTTTGATGCCGCATCTCCCAGCGAAGCCATTGTCACCCAGGCAACTAAAGCTTTCGTGATTAAAAACGGTAAAATATTGGTTCAAACCAAAAAAGAAGTATTGGCACACTTCTAG
- a CDS encoding ABC transporter permease — MLSTVLKMLIEPDFLAAAIRLTTPLLLAALGGLFSERSGVLNLGLEGMMLMGAFFGYLGALYTQNVVVGLVIAALAGMVLALIHAIMSVTVKVDQIVTAVGINMLALGITSTAFRVIFGNDLQQIESPGLRTVNFGPLSELPFVGPILFNQMSIVYFAFLLIPVVHFILFHTHWGLKIRATGEHPKAVDTVGTSVYTVRYWSVIISGLLAGLGGAAVTLTGINTFYDNITAGRGFIAFAAIVFGKWNPVGTALATLLFGAGDAFQLRLQALGFKLPYQFFLMLPYVLTLLVLVFFMGPSKGPVASGQAYVKGGSKSKVRQSKLKLLKREVNP; from the coding sequence TTGCTCTCCACAGTGTTAAAAATGTTAATCGAGCCTGATTTCCTGGCTGCGGCTATACGCTTAACAACTCCTCTGCTTCTAGCTGCCTTGGGAGGTTTGTTCAGCGAAAGATCGGGAGTGCTCAATCTTGGCTTAGAAGGCATGATGCTAATGGGTGCTTTTTTTGGTTATCTTGGGGCGCTTTACACCCAGAATGTGGTAGTGGGTTTGGTAATTGCAGCTCTTGCAGGAATGGTTTTGGCTTTAATCCACGCCATTATGAGCGTCACTGTGAAGGTAGACCAAATTGTAACTGCTGTGGGCATCAATATGCTGGCTTTAGGCATCACTAGTACTGCTTTCAGGGTGATTTTTGGCAATGACTTGCAGCAGATTGAAAGCCCCGGATTAAGAACCGTGAACTTTGGGCCGCTAAGTGAATTGCCTTTTGTGGGTCCCATTCTTTTTAACCAGATGTCTATTGTTTATTTTGCTTTCCTTTTAATCCCGGTTGTACATTTTATCCTGTTTCACACCCACTGGGGACTAAAAATCCGCGCAACAGGCGAACATCCTAAGGCTGTGGATACTGTCGGGACTAGTGTTTACACAGTTCGCTACTGGTCTGTAATCATTAGCGGGTTACTGGCCGGGCTAGGCGGCGCTGCAGTTACCTTGACCGGAATAAACACCTTTTATGACAATATTACCGCTGGCCGGGGTTTTATAGCCTTTGCCGCTATTGTTTTTGGAAAGTGGAATCCGGTTGGAACCGCATTGGCGACTCTGTTATTCGGAGCGGGGGATGCTTTTCAACTGCGTTTACAGGCCCTGGGATTCAAGCTGCCCTACCAGTTCTTCCTCATGCTTCCTTATGTGTTGACACTGCTTGTCCTAGTCTTCTTTATGGGTCCCTCCAAAGGTCCGGTCGCCAGTGGCCAGGCTTATGTTAAAGGCGGTTCCAAATCCAAGGTGAGACAGTCTAAATTAAAGCTGCTCAAGCGGGAGGTGAACCCCTAG
- the folB gene encoding dihydroneopterin aldolase, with translation MIKEDLLLIKNMQFWGTHGHWPEENKLGQRFVVDVEVSVDMQKMCETDDLSTGLSYVTVYEIVKKVVTTEEHKLVQRIAQRIADEVIAAYPIKQIRVTVKKPSVAIGGIVDYAGCSIVREP, from the coding sequence ATGATTAAAGAGGATTTGCTGTTAATAAAAAATATGCAGTTTTGGGGAACCCACGGGCATTGGCCTGAGGAAAACAAGTTGGGGCAGAGATTTGTGGTAGATGTAGAAGTTTCCGTTGATATGCAAAAGATGTGTGAAACCGATGACCTCTCCACTGGACTAAGTTACGTAACAGTCTATGAAATTGTGAAAAAAGTTGTCACGACAGAAGAGCATAAGCTGGTGCAAAGAATTGCCCAGCGCATTGCTGATGAAGTAATTGCCGCTTACCCCATTAAGCAGATCAGGGTTACAGTTAAAAAACCCTCGGTGGCGATTGGCGGTATTGTTGATTATGCCGGTTGTTCAATAGTTAGAGAACCTTAA
- a CDS encoding flavodoxin family protein, which yields MVKILGVSGSPRKAATEYALKQALEAAEEVPGVTTEFISLGGKKINFCIHCDRCIKEGAISCVIHKDDMSNLYQPFYDADGYIFASPVYDMGITGQLATYFNRFRPVYTLLKQNPRYFSSKVGGAIAVGGTRNGGQECTLNNILGFYYTNGILAVSGGMGVYHGACVWSQDRKAQGAEEDLLGIKNVRFIGKRVAETAVMVKAGVMALQSETNRAG from the coding sequence ATGGTAAAAATTCTTGGCGTAAGCGGCAGCCCCAGAAAAGCCGCTACAGAATACGCCTTAAAACAAGCCCTGGAAGCAGCGGAAGAAGTGCCGGGGGTAACTACGGAATTTATTTCTTTAGGGGGCAAAAAAATTAACTTTTGTATTCACTGTGACCGTTGCATCAAGGAAGGGGCTATCTCTTGCGTAATTCATAAGGATGATATGAGCAATTTATACCAGCCTTTTTATGACGCGGATGGTTATATTTTTGCATCTCCTGTTTACGACATGGGCATTACCGGCCAGTTAGCAACGTATTTTAATCGCTTTCGTCCGGTTTACACCTTGTTAAAACAAAATCCCAGGTATTTTAGTTCCAAAGTTGGCGGCGCCATTGCTGTGGGAGGGACTCGTAACGGGGGCCAGGAATGCACCTTAAACAACATCTTGGGTTTTTACTACACTAACGGCATACTGGCGGTCAGCGGCGGAATGGGAGTATACCACGGGGCTTGCGTTTGGAGTCAGGATAGAAAGGCCCAAGGGGCGGAAGAAGATCTGTTGGGCATTAAAAATGTGCGCTTTATCGGCAAGAGAGTGGCAGAAACAGCAGTTATGGTTAAAGCCGGGGTTATGGCCCTGCAAAGTGAAACTAACCGGGCTGGATAG
- a CDS encoding LacI family DNA-binding transcriptional regulator encodes MDIKQIAEKAGVSIATVSRAINQPHLVRPSTREKVLKIVREMNYAPNPIAQGLLTGRTNTIALVVPTLRNPYFGQLAEGAESVLAGNGYNLTISSSYESISRQESIIENILKRRVDGLILAGSGAFQEGYEKALNKIKIPIAAIEYIPGQDTFNCIYVDDITGVRMAIEHLIHQGHKRIGVIPGNPKMLVTIRRLKAIKNILAEYDLELDKKLICHGSYDSLESGRLAMTEILAAEKVPTAVFAFNDIMAIGAMKCAQDRGLKIPEDVAIVGFDDIPMSEYTTPGLTTLRAPNFQIGKTAATILLEQINNPTAPIRKVLLPVELVLRGSC; translated from the coding sequence GTGGACATTAAGCAGATAGCGGAAAAGGCAGGGGTATCTATCGCTACGGTCTCCAGGGCTATCAATCAACCCCACCTGGTTCGCCCGTCTACCCGCGAAAAAGTGCTAAAAATAGTACGGGAAATGAATTATGCCCCAAACCCCATTGCCCAAGGCTTACTCACAGGAAGGACAAATACCATCGCTTTGGTAGTTCCTACTCTGCGCAACCCCTATTTCGGCCAATTGGCTGAAGGTGCCGAAAGCGTTTTAGCCGGAAACGGTTACAATCTAACTATTTCCAGCTCTTACGAAAGTATTTCCCGCCAGGAAAGCATTATTGAAAACATACTGAAAAGGCGGGTTGATGGATTGATCCTTGCCGGCTCCGGCGCCTTCCAGGAAGGTTATGAAAAAGCATTAAACAAAATTAAAATACCTATCGCTGCTATAGAATACATTCCGGGGCAGGATACTTTCAACTGTATTTACGTGGACGACATCACCGGAGTCAGGATGGCCATCGAACATCTTATTCATCAAGGTCATAAGCGCATCGGGGTAATTCCGGGAAACCCCAAAATGCTGGTTACAATCAGGCGCTTAAAAGCAATCAAAAATATTTTGGCTGAATATGATTTAGAGCTGGATAAAAAATTGATCTGCCACGGTTCTTACGATTCACTGGAAAGCGGGCGCTTGGCTATGACAGAAATATTAGCTGCAGAAAAAGTGCCTACAGCAGTATTTGCCTTTAATGATATCATGGCCATCGGCGCCATGAAGTGCGCGCAGGACAGGGGCTTGAAGATCCCGGAAGATGTGGCTATTGTCGGCTTCGATGATATTCCTATGAGCGAATATACTACCCCCGGACTAACTACCCTGCGGGCGCCAAATTTCCAGATCGGTAAAACTGCAGCTACCATACTTCTGGAGCAAATCAACAATCCAACTGCACCAATTCGGAAAGTCCTTCTCCCGGTAGAGCTGGTGCTGCGTGGTTCCTGCTAA
- a CDS encoding methenyltetrahydromethanopterin cyclohydrolase, with protein sequence MSTILLKALEQSHCQGFNVIHFAQDFKVLDMGVEAQGGWSAGKVLVEAGIEGLGYVNYGEFYLNGFALPTVDVYYDNPTLTGLPLTCQLEGQVLFTFKNSNFSYAEVNQLPDKDLLEKMVEFAQAGGQQSFLVITKPTCLVAAVYSAARAVPLVLEELLGNGLKREEIMWAWGTSPLPPITDDLNVMAIRKSAALQYGAVTSFWVRAEEWRIRETLDKAVPYGEIRIHSLSDAKTLVKGSVDKARLRELLLS encoded by the coding sequence ATGTCGACGATTTTGCTTAAAGCTTTAGAGCAGTCTCATTGTCAAGGTTTTAACGTTATTCATTTTGCGCAAGATTTTAAGGTGCTTGATATGGGGGTAGAGGCGCAGGGGGGTTGGTCTGCCGGTAAAGTTTTAGTCGAAGCCGGCATTGAAGGGTTAGGCTATGTAAACTACGGCGAATTTTATTTAAATGGTTTTGCCTTACCAACGGTGGATGTATATTATGATAATCCAACTTTGACAGGATTGCCCTTGACCTGCCAGTTGGAGGGGCAAGTCCTGTTTACCTTTAAAAATAGCAATTTTAGTTATGCTGAAGTGAATCAGCTGCCGGATAAGGATCTGCTAGAGAAAATGGTGGAATTTGCGCAGGCAGGAGGACAGCAGTCCTTTTTAGTAATAACAAAACCGACTTGCTTGGTAGCTGCTGTTTACAGCGCTGCCCGGGCGGTGCCGCTGGTTTTGGAAGAGCTCTTGGGCAACGGTCTGAAAAGAGAGGAAATTATGTGGGCCTGGGGGACCAGTCCCCTCCCCCCTATCACCGATGACTTAAACGTTATGGCAATTCGGAAAAGTGCAGCACTGCAATATGGAGCAGTCACCAGTTTTTGGGTTAGAGCTGAGGAGTGGAGGATTAGGGAAACGTTAGATAAAGCAGTACCTTATGGTGAAATTCGTATCCACAGTTTAAGTGATGCCAAGACTTTGGTTAAAGGCTCCGTGGACAAAGCAAGGCTACGGGAACTTTTACTAAGCTGA
- a CDS encoding ABC transporter permease encodes MKARLDIKKFEVVLGYVISSVISIVVSLVISAGVLLAQGTDPISAFTYLFQGAFGDIGGFSASLVSATPLMLAGLGIAFAFRAGIFNIGAEGQLYLGAMLATWVATLPLGLPKVVHLPLALLAGMAAGAFWAFIPSYLKVAKGFNEVITTILMNYIGVYFVNYSVHGFLQEPGGYLPQSAPIVETARLPKLVANTELHAGLLVGLVGAVVLYILLQKTDFGYQLRCVGSNPEAARTSGMNAKLTLIIAMLVSGAFAGLAGTAEILGYQNLLLENFSPNTGYDAIAVALLGRLNPMGVVLAAIFFGALRNGANIMQIMTGVPVTIVYIIQAVIILSVLGFSTCKIKLGFLLERGNKVALHSVKNVNRA; translated from the coding sequence GTGAAAGCGCGGTTGGACATAAAAAAGTTTGAAGTAGTTCTCGGATACGTGATCTCCTCAGTTATATCAATAGTGGTTTCCCTGGTGATTTCCGCTGGTGTGCTTTTAGCACAGGGTACCGACCCTATTAGCGCTTTTACTTATTTATTTCAAGGCGCTTTTGGGGATATAGGTGGTTTTAGCGCCAGCTTGGTCAGCGCTACTCCTCTCATGCTGGCCGGGCTGGGGATTGCGTTTGCTTTCCGTGCGGGAATTTTTAATATCGGAGCTGAAGGACAGCTATACCTTGGAGCCATGCTGGCTACCTGGGTAGCTACTTTGCCATTAGGTTTACCAAAAGTTGTCCATCTTCCCTTAGCCCTTTTAGCAGGTATGGCAGCCGGAGCATTTTGGGCGTTCATACCGAGCTATTTAAAAGTGGCCAAAGGTTTTAATGAAGTGATCACTACTATTTTAATGAACTATATTGGAGTTTATTTTGTCAACTACAGCGTACATGGATTTTTACAAGAACCGGGCGGGTATTTGCCCCAGTCGGCTCCGATAGTTGAAACTGCCCGGTTGCCCAAATTGGTGGCAAATACTGAACTTCATGCCGGGTTGCTGGTCGGGTTAGTAGGAGCGGTGGTTCTTTACATCCTTTTACAAAAAACCGATTTTGGGTATCAACTGCGCTGTGTGGGCTCTAACCCCGAAGCAGCCCGGACCTCAGGAATGAATGCTAAACTAACGCTGATTATAGCTATGCTGGTAAGCGGCGCTTTTGCAGGTTTAGCTGGCACTGCAGAAATTCTTGGTTATCAAAATCTACTGCTGGAGAATTTTTCACCCAATACAGGTTACGATGCTATTGCCGTCGCTTTACTGGGCAGGTTAAATCCGATGGGTGTGGTCCTGGCTGCAATTTTTTTCGGAGCTCTTCGCAATGGAGCCAACATCATGCAGATTATGACGGGAGTTCCGGTAACCATTGTCTATATAATTCAGGCAGTGATTATCTTAAGTGTTTTAGGTTTCTCCACGTGTAAAATTAAGCTGGGTTTCCTGCTCGAAAGGGGGAATAAAGTTGCTCTCCACAGTGTTAAAAATGTTAATCGAGCCTGA
- the mch gene encoding methenyltetrahydromethanopterin cyclohydrolase, which produces MKTASYNFSLNRNAVRLLKEKVIPHAQALDVGVIKLANGSTVLDMGINFPGGWLAGKYFVEVGLGGLGQLSFGKMQLKNYMVPSVRVQVTYPAVAEMAAHVAYWKIRYKGQNVVISGPIRSITGTDIFARAVDYRDTAAGEAVALLQTTELPDEGLADYLAKEAGILPENLYILAAKTATIVGAIQVCARNVEQTLPTLYDRGFPMEYVVQANAVAPVVSVVDDEEIAYGRVNDCLIYGQETNVFVRCSDEEIIRMLKDIPFSKNEDVYGTQFQELFALCNKDWAQVPRDWDAPCKVNFYNLVTGNTFSTGKIGYEVLEKSFLGN; this is translated from the coding sequence TTGAAAACCGCCAGTTACAATTTCAGTTTGAATAGAAATGCGGTACGGCTGCTTAAAGAGAAAGTTATACCCCATGCTCAGGCGTTGGACGTGGGAGTAATTAAGCTGGCCAATGGTTCTACTGTTTTGGATATGGGGATTAATTTCCCCGGAGGTTGGCTGGCAGGCAAGTATTTTGTCGAGGTAGGACTGGGGGGATTAGGACAGCTCTCATTTGGTAAAATGCAGCTTAAAAACTATATGGTACCTTCAGTGCGGGTACAGGTTACTTATCCTGCTGTTGCCGAAATGGCAGCCCATGTGGCTTATTGGAAAATACGCTACAAAGGGCAAAACGTAGTTATTTCAGGGCCAATTCGTTCCATTACGGGGACTGATATTTTCGCCCGGGCGGTAGACTACAGGGATACCGCTGCCGGGGAGGCAGTGGCCTTATTGCAGACTACAGAACTCCCGGATGAAGGGTTAGCTGATTATTTGGCTAAAGAAGCGGGAATTTTGCCTGAAAACTTATACATTTTGGCGGCTAAAACAGCTACCATTGTTGGGGCCATTCAGGTTTGTGCCCGCAATGTGGAGCAAACTTTGCCAACTTTGTATGACCGGGGTTTCCCCATGGAATATGTGGTGCAGGCAAATGCGGTAGCTCCGGTTGTCTCTGTTGTAGATGACGAAGAGATTGCATATGGTCGCGTTAACGACTGCTTAATTTATGGCCAGGAGACCAATGTTTTTGTGCGCTGCAGCGATGAAGAGATTATCCGGATGTTGAAAGATATACCTTTCAGCAAAAATGAAGATGTCTACGGAACACAGTTCCAGGAATTATTTGCTTTATGTAACAAGGACTGGGCGCAAGTGCCCAGGGATTGGGATGCACCATGCAAGGTAAATTTCTATAACTTGGTTACGGGAAACACCTTTAGCACCGGTAAAATCGGCTATGAAGTTTTGGAAAAATCCTTCTTGGGCAATTAG
- a CDS encoding DUF362 domain-containing protein, with protein MKTANNAVNYRQITTPGEFASFIADFIPEDDYYIIKPNWFDARPGSFTDAETLDIVLSSLKGKKIVVEGHSHSRNDLSIKITPDNMDAKRDWIREHEKLYFEKLGIRQVLEKHDAEYLNVTEEWWAGRTVPAETIQGIVESKFTPVNHREFYGFIPEKLFALKGKTLIDLAKVKMSSPSCRDFSLTMKNLFGLLPQPSRMKYHDNLPQSIVDINKVYRALFNVVGLCEGIKQAVIFWEGGQYSTPWSRFDVIDNLGIAVCGKELVDVDVFLGRMFNEDLTKRTLVNLAQEAFGNVDQSQLAKAPLLMDLANKFPSRS; from the coding sequence GTGAAAACAGCCAACAACGCCGTCAATTACCGGCAAATTACCACACCGGGTGAATTTGCCAGTTTCATTGCCGACTTTATTCCGGAAGACGATTATTACATTATCAAGCCTAACTGGTTTGATGCCAGACCCGGAAGTTTCACCGATGCCGAAACCCTCGACATAGTCTTATCGTCGCTAAAAGGAAAAAAAATTGTAGTAGAAGGCCATTCCCATTCCCGCAATGACTTATCAATTAAAATTACGCCTGACAATATGGACGCAAAGCGGGACTGGATTCGGGAACATGAAAAGCTGTACTTTGAAAAACTGGGCATCCGTCAAGTTCTGGAGAAGCACGACGCAGAATATTTGAACGTTACCGAAGAATGGTGGGCCGGTCGTACCGTACCCGCAGAAACTATTCAAGGCATTGTGGAAAGCAAATTTACTCCCGTCAATCACCGGGAGTTCTACGGATTCATACCGGAAAAACTGTTTGCGCTGAAAGGGAAGACTTTAATTGATCTGGCTAAAGTAAAAATGTCTTCCCCTTCATGCCGTGATTTCAGCTTGACGATGAAAAACCTTTTCGGACTACTGCCACAGCCTTCCAGAATGAAATACCATGATAACCTGCCGCAAAGCATTGTGGATATTAATAAGGTTTACAGGGCCCTTTTCAACGTAGTTGGCCTCTGCGAAGGCATTAAACAAGCGGTTATTTTCTGGGAAGGCGGGCAGTACTCTACCCCGTGGAGCCGTTTTGATGTGATTGATAATTTAGGCATAGCGGTTTGCGGTAAGGAACTGGTAGACGTGGATGTATTTTTAGGCCGGATGTTCAATGAAGATCTCACCAAGCGCACCTTAGTGAATCTCGCCCAGGAAGCATTTGGAAACGTGGACCAATCCCAGTTAGCCAAAGCGCCGCTGCTTATGGATTTGGCAAACAAATTCCCTTCTCGCAGCTAA
- a CDS encoding potassium channel family protein: MYLQVLTPQNQGSFWDDLLYYSLMGLTVWGLLRTLVIFYYQSMLARSLKEYALEYIIYTLVIITCFAWNYSSLNAAAEKHLQQALSAAVAADEQFLAEYFNRYGFISEKQSSEIALSLNNKQGQAILMDLQQENRMFNMFYFSTISYLTIGYGDFLPIGLFARFLVLVEVFLGHISTAVVLVVGIAKLIKGS, translated from the coding sequence ATGTACCTGCAAGTTTTGACCCCGCAAAACCAGGGTAGTTTTTGGGACGATTTACTCTACTATAGTTTAATGGGTTTGACAGTATGGGGGTTATTACGCACTCTTGTTATCTTTTATTATCAGTCAATGCTGGCCCGAAGTTTAAAAGAATATGCGCTGGAATATATCATTTATACTCTGGTAATAATCACTTGCTTTGCTTGGAACTACAGCAGTCTGAATGCAGCCGCTGAAAAGCATTTGCAACAAGCATTATCGGCTGCCGTGGCTGCTGATGAGCAGTTTTTAGCTGAATATTTTAACCGCTACGGATTCATTTCTGAGAAGCAGAGTTCTGAGATTGCTTTAAGTCTAAATAACAAACAGGGTCAGGCAATTTTGATGGATTTACAACAAGAAAATCGCATGTTCAATATGTTCTATTTTTCAACTATTTCTTACCTGACCATAGGCTACGGGGACTTTTTGCCCATTGGCTTGTTTGCCAGATTTTTAGTTCTGGTAGAGGTATTTTTAGGCCATATTTCCACTGCTGTTGTGCTGGTTGTGGGTATAGCCAAACTGATCAAAGGCAGCTGA
- a CDS encoding BMP family protein, whose amino-acid sequence MRTWHKVLAVMVVVVFTMGLVVGCGSKAETGQKNEGTATGQETKFKVALLTEGAVNDGGWNAGALKSLKMIEEQLGAEIAYTEKVPRAQQEQVLRTYARQGFNVIFGHGFQFSEPMQTVAKEFPEVIFIPVNGYVNGDNLFSTNFKFGELGYFTGMTAGLMTKSNKIGVVAAMDAPTVNADIDTFKEGVKKVNEQAEVIVSYVGSWEDIPKAKEAARAQLSKNVDVVLVIGNAFSIGVFQAAQDAGAYAIGWVDDQSSMAPDTVITSGMQDVSSLYLQMAQLAKDGKLEPGKTYTFGMKDNNAQSLAPFSSKVPKEVQDQVQQAIQDYKDGKLVLNLKY is encoded by the coding sequence ATGCGAACTTGGCACAAAGTGTTGGCTGTCATGGTGGTTGTGGTGTTCACAATGGGCTTGGTTGTTGGCTGTGGAAGTAAGGCTGAGACTGGTCAGAAAAACGAGGGCACAGCAACCGGTCAGGAAACTAAATTTAAAGTTGCTCTGTTAACGGAAGGTGCCGTGAACGATGGCGGTTGGAATGCTGGCGCTTTAAAGAGCCTGAAAATGATTGAAGAACAGTTAGGTGCAGAAATAGCCTATACCGAAAAGGTTCCCCGGGCGCAGCAGGAACAAGTTCTGCGGACTTACGCCCGTCAAGGTTTTAATGTAATTTTTGGTCATGGGTTCCAGTTCAGCGAGCCAATGCAAACAGTAGCTAAAGAATTCCCGGAAGTAATATTTATCCCTGTTAATGGCTACGTAAACGGTGACAACTTATTTTCCACCAATTTCAAGTTTGGTGAGTTGGGATATTTTACAGGAATGACTGCCGGGCTGATGACTAAATCCAATAAAATTGGCGTTGTGGCAGCTATGGATGCCCCAACTGTTAATGCTGACATTGATACCTTTAAAGAAGGCGTTAAAAAAGTCAATGAACAGGCAGAAGTAATTGTATCTTATGTTGGCAGTTGGGAGGATATACCTAAAGCTAAAGAAGCTGCCAGGGCTCAGCTGTCCAAAAATGTAGATGTGGTCTTAGTAATCGGGAATGCTTTCAGCATTGGTGTTTTCCAGGCAGCCCAGGATGCCGGTGCCTATGCAATAGGCTGGGTTGATGACCAGAGCTCTATGGCTCCTGATACTGTAATCACCAGCGGAATGCAGGATGTCTCCAGTTTATACCTGCAAATGGCCCAGCTGGCCAAAGATGGGAAGTTAGAGCCAGGTAAAACTTATACATTCGGCATGAAGGATAATAATGCCCAGTCGTTAGCTCCTTTTAGCAGCAAGGTTCCCAAAGAGGTACAAGACCAAGTACAGCAAGCCATTCAGGATTACAAGGATGGCAAGCTTGTCTTAAATTTGAAATATTAG
- a CDS encoding stage V sporulation T C-terminal domain-containing protein, whose amino-acid sequence MKAAGIVRRIDDLGRIVIPKEVRNNLRLREGEPVEIFVDRQGEVILKKYSPIEQLRQFSQEYADVLHATTKHTVIITDRDFVIAMAGTSKEYSLGDPIKADVEDVTTNRRTTTVADNKTKVIAPIIAQGDVMGTVILISQEGTTVNETEIKLADTAARFLAKNIEE is encoded by the coding sequence ATGAAAGCCGCTGGCATAGTGCGAAGAATAGATGATCTAGGAAGAATTGTGATTCCCAAGGAAGTAAGAAATAATTTGCGCCTCCGGGAAGGAGAGCCGGTAGAAATCTTTGTGGATCGGCAAGGAGAAGTTATTTTAAAAAAATATTCGCCCATTGAGCAGTTAAGGCAATTTTCCCAAGAATATGCCGACGTTTTGCATGCAACCACTAAACACACAGTAATTATTACAGACAGGGATTTTGTAATTGCCATGGCGGGTACGTCCAAAGAATACAGCTTGGGAGATCCTATTAAAGCCGATGTGGAGGACGTCACCACCAACCGGAGAACCACTACCGTCGCTGATAATAAGACAAAAGTGATTGCACCCATTATTGCCCAGGGCGATGTAATGGGTACGGTAATTCTCATTTCCCAGGAAGGGACAACCGTTAATGAGACTGAAATCAAATTAGCTGATACGGCGGCTAGATTTTTGGCTAAAAATATAGAGGAATAG